In the Mesorhizobium sp. M1D.F.Ca.ET.043.01.1.1 genome, TCGATGTCGTGCAGAACGGCCGTGCGGTGAAGTCGACGGGTTTCAGCGGGGTGAAGACCTGCCCAGGCATCCGCAAGAGCGTCCGCTTCAAGCTCGCGGGCGGCGCGGCGATCATCCAGCTCAGCGGCGCGAAGAAGGCCGATCTCAAGGTGGCGGTGCTGACGCCGGAGTAATCTCAACAGCGAAAGGTCGGCGAGACAACGTCCCTATATGTCCTGCCGGCTTTCGTCGGATGGAAAGCCAAGCAATTGGCTTTCCATCCGCTTCCGACTGCGACGAGGACGAGATTGTTGCCGCCGGCTTCGCCATTTGTCACCGCACCGGAGCCAGCAGCGCGAAATGCGCGCCTTGCGGGTCCTGGCACTGGACCACCCATTGCGCGCTCGGCACCTCCATCGGCCCCATCAGCACCTTGCCGCCATTGTCGGTGACGCGCTTGGCGGCGGCGTCGATGGCATCGACGTTGAAGTAGAACAGCCAGACCGGGACCGGAATCTGCGGCGGCTTGTTCATCATGCCGCCGCCCGATTCCGGGCCGGCGCCGAAGGTCTGGTAGATGCCCATCTCGCCCATGTCGAACTGGCCGGCGCTCTCCCAGCCGAACTGGCCTGAATAGAAGTCGAAAGCCGCCTTCCAGTCCGAAGTGTAGAGTTCGTGCCAGCCGATATGGCCGGGCGTGGTGGCCGGTACCGGCGGCTGCTCGGGCTGGTTGGGCTGCAGGAACATGAAGTTCGCCCCTTGAGGATCGGCGACGACGGCGAAGCGGCCGACGCCGGGAATGTCGTCCGGCGCGCGGTGGACAGCGCCGCCCGCCTCCTGCAAAGCCTTCGTCGAGGCGTCGACATCCCTGGTGTAGATATAGCCGAGCCAGGCCGGCGGCATGCCCATCTTGGCGGCGTCTTCCGGCAGCGTCATCAGCCCGCCGACGCCGCGCACGCTGGAATTCATCACGATGTAGCGCGGCATGCCCGGCGCCTGATCGAAGGGCTCGGCCCTCCAGCCGACGACGGCGGTGTAAAAGGCCTCGGCGGCGTCGAGGTCGGTGGTCAAAAGTTCATACCAGAAGAAAGGTTGCGGGGAATTCGGCATGGTCGGTCTCCTTACCGGTTCAGGCAGCAATCGCGGTTCGATCCATCCTAGGACGATCTCGGCGACAGAAATCCGACATCTGGACCAGAAATCGCGAACGGCAAGGCGTAGGAAACCTTGATCTTGCGTGTCATGCGATTTTCGATTTTGCTGGCGTCAAAGAGGGGCTCTTTTCCATTGCGCCGAATGTCGCTCACGCCCGAGCTTGTCGCTCTGTGCCACCGGGAGGAGGTCGATCCTGGCCCCGACGGCAGCTGGGCGCAGTTGGACGACGATGATTTCGGAATGCTCGCCTCGCGCCTGTCCGGCGAAGCCGACGAAGGTCCGCTGTGGGTGTTCGCCTATGGCTCATTGATCTGGAAACCGGCCTTCGAGTCCGTCGAGCAGCGGCGTGCCGCCGCGCATGGCTGGCACCGTTCATTCTGCCTCGACATACAACGCTGGCGCGGCAGCCGCGAGCAGCCTGGATTGATGATGGCGCTGGAACGGGGCGGCCGATGCGATGGCGTCATCTACCGCCTGCCGGACGGCGAAAAGACCGCCCAGATCGAAAGGCTGCTGCGGCGTGAGATCGACGACCACGAGGCCGTCAGCTCGGTCAGATGGGTTCCGGTGCGCACGACGCAGGGATCCTTGCGAGCGCTTGGTTTCTGGGTCGGCGTGACCGGCAGGGGCACGTCGCTCAGGCAGCCGCTGGAAAGGGTGGCGAAGATACTGGCGCGCGCCTGCGGCCATGTCGGCTCGGGCGCCGAATATCTCTACAACACCGTCAGCCACCTCGAGACGTTCGGCATCCGTGACCGCAATCTATGGCGATTGCAGGAACTGGTCGCCGACGAGATCAGGTCGATCCATGGCCACAGGATCGCAGTCAGCGAGCCGTCGGCAGTCGCAGTCGGCGCTATAACATGAGTACAACTATCATGTTTTTATCGAGCCATTCCAGTGGTTTGGCCGAAAATTGACCAATTGATAAAAAAATAAAACGTGCTAGCCTTCCCCAAAACGACAACAAGGGGAACTGGAATGGCGACTGGTCATTTCATCGAAGGCATTGCCGGCGGCCGGCTGTCTTCCGAGCAATATGCCGACAATTTCTCCGATCTGCATCCGCCGCTCGATCATCACGAGGCGCTGGTCGAAGCCGATCGCTGCTATTTCTGCTACGACGCCCCGTGCATGAATGCATGCCCGACGTCGATCGACATCCCGCTGTTCATTCGTCAGATCGCGACCGGCAATCCGCTCGGCTCGGCCAAGACGATCTTCGACCAGAACATCCTCGGCGGCATGTGCGCCCGCGTCTGTCCGACCGAGACGCTTTGCGAAGAGGTCTGCGTGCGCGAGGTGGCGGAGGGCAAGCCAGTGCAGATCGGCCGGCTGCAGCGCTACGCCACCGATGTCGCGATGGACGAGGACAAGCAGTTCTACAAGCGCGCCGAACCGACCGGAAAAACGGCCGCGGTGGTCGGCGCCGGGCCTGCGGGTCTCGCGGCGGCGCATCGTCTTGCCCGCCACGGCCATGACGTGACGATCCTCGAGGCGCGGCCCAAGGCGGGAGGACTCAACGAATATGGCATCGCGGCCTATAAGAGCGTCGACGATTTCGCCCAGGCCGAGGTCGACTATGTCACCTCGATCGGCGGCATCGACATCCAGAACGGCAAGGCGCTCGGCCGCGACTTCCAGCTCTCCGACCTGATCCGCAACTACGACGCGGTGTTCCTCGGCCTCGGTCTTGGCGGCATCAATGCGCTGCGCGCCGACGGCGAGGAGGCGGACGGTGTCGCCAACGCCGTCGAGTTCATCGCCGAGCTCAGGCAGGCGAGCGATCTCGGCAGCCTGCCGGTCGGCCGGCGGGTCGTCGTCATTGGCGGCGGCATGACGGCGATCGATGCCGCGGTGCAGTCGAAACTGCTCGGCGCCGAAGAGGTGACGATTTGCTACCGGCGCGGGCAGGAGCACATGAACGCTTCCGGCTTCGAGCAGGATCTCGCCGCCGCCAACGGCGTCACCATCCGCCACTGGCTGCAGCCGAAGCGGGTCATTGCCGAGAACGGCAAGGTGTCGGCCATCGAGCTCGAATACACCGCGATCGACGGCGACAAGCTTGCCGGCACCGGCGAGACGCTGACGCTCGCCGCCGATCAGGTGTTCAAGGCGATCGGCCAGAGTTTCACGCCCGCGGTGCTCAACGGCAGCGTCGCCTCGATCGAGCTCGAGGCCGGCCGCATCAAGGTCGACGCCGAAGGCCGCACCTCGCTAGCCAAAGTCTGGGCGGGCGGCGACTGCATCTTCGGCGGCGACGACCTGACGGTCTCGGCCGTGGCGCAAGGCCGCGACGCCGCCGAGAGCATCCACCGGGCGCTGACCTCTAACGGGAGGGCATGAGCATGGCAGACATCCGCAACACTTTCGTCGGCATCAAGTCGCCCAATCCGTTCTGGCTGGCCTCGGCGCCGCCGACCGACAAGGCCTACAATGTCGAGCGCGCCTTCAAGGCGGGCTGGGGCGGCGTGGTGTGGAAGACGCTGGGCGAAGAAGGCCCGCCGGTCGTCAACGTCAACGGCCCGCGCTACGGCGCGATCTGGGGCGCCGACCGACGCCTGCTCGGCCTGAACAACATCGAGCTGATCACCGACCGCGACCTGCAGACCAACCTGCGCGAGATGAAGCAGGTGAAGATGAACTGGCCGGATCGGGCGCTGGTCGCCTCGATCATGGTGCCATGCGAGGAGGAGAGCTGGAAAGCGATCCTGCCGCTGGTCGAGGAG is a window encoding:
- a CDS encoding VOC family protein, which gives rise to MPNSPQPFFWYELLTTDLDAAEAFYTAVVGWRAEPFDQAPGMPRYIVMNSSVRGVGGLMTLPEDAAKMGMPPAWLGYIYTRDVDASTKALQEAGGAVHRAPDDIPGVGRFAVVADPQGANFMFLQPNQPEQPPVPATTPGHIGWHELYTSDWKAAFDFYSGQFGWESAGQFDMGEMGIYQTFGAGPESGGGMMNKPPQIPVPVWLFYFNVDAIDAAAKRVTDNGGKVLMGPMEVPSAQWVVQCQDPQGAHFALLAPVR
- a CDS encoding gamma-glutamylcyclotransferase; this translates as MRRMSLTPELVALCHREEVDPGPDGSWAQLDDDDFGMLASRLSGEADEGPLWVFAYGSLIWKPAFESVEQRRAAAHGWHRSFCLDIQRWRGSREQPGLMMALERGGRCDGVIYRLPDGEKTAQIERLLRREIDDHEAVSSVRWVPVRTTQGSLRALGFWVGVTGRGTSLRQPLERVAKILARACGHVGSGAEYLYNTVSHLETFGIRDRNLWRLQELVADEIRSIHGHRIAVSEPSAVAVGAIT
- a CDS encoding NAD(P)-dependent oxidoreductase, encoding MATGHFIEGIAGGRLSSEQYADNFSDLHPPLDHHEALVEADRCYFCYDAPCMNACPTSIDIPLFIRQIATGNPLGSAKTIFDQNILGGMCARVCPTETLCEEVCVREVAEGKPVQIGRLQRYATDVAMDEDKQFYKRAEPTGKTAAVVGAGPAGLAAAHRLARHGHDVTILEARPKAGGLNEYGIAAYKSVDDFAQAEVDYVTSIGGIDIQNGKALGRDFQLSDLIRNYDAVFLGLGLGGINALRADGEEADGVANAVEFIAELRQASDLGSLPVGRRVVVIGGGMTAIDAAVQSKLLGAEEVTICYRRGQEHMNASGFEQDLAAANGVTIRHWLQPKRVIAENGKVSAIELEYTAIDGDKLAGTGETLTLAADQVFKAIGQSFTPAVLNGSVASIELEAGRIKVDAEGRTSLAKVWAGGDCIFGGDDLTVSAVAQGRDAAESIHRALTSNGRA